Below is a genomic region from Armatimonadota bacterium.
GCGACGTTGAAGAACACCACAACGAAGTAGCTCACAAGGTAGTAGCAGAACGAGACAATGTAATACCAAATGGGAATCTGCTCTCGCGTCTTCGCGCCTGACTCAAACATGCCCGATTGATATGCACTGAACGCGATGGGAGCCAGGAAGCTTAACGACACAAAAAGAGTCGCAATTCCCGAAATGATCGGAAACAAAGCCAGGGTCGGCTGATTCCGCATGACTCCGAACGTTTGCTTGGCAAGCGCCCAGCTTCGATTGAACCTCTCGAACATACGCGCATTATACGCTCACGCGTCCCTGTGAGGTTTCAGTACACTTCAGCATATGCACGAGCGGTATTTTGATAACGCTGCCACAACTCCCGTGGACCCTCGTGTCGTTGAGGCGATGCTGCCCTGGTTTCACGAGTTTCCGGGAAATGCGAGTTCGTTGCATCAGTACGGTGCGAAGGCGATGGACGCGGTCGAGAAAGCTCGGGCTCAGGTCGCACGGTTGATCGGGGCCGAGGATCCTTCGCAGATTACGTTTACGAGCGGGGCGACGGAGGCGAATAACTGGGTGCTGCATGCACTGAAAGATCAGATTGAAGTGAGTGTCGTTGAGCACAGTTCGATTCGAGATACTGCCGAGAAACTCGGAATTCCGTTCTTCTACCCACCGGCAAAAGTAGCTCGGCCAGTGTCCGGGGTGGGGGTTCCACCTCGGCAGCCACTTCTGCGAGCTCAGATGCTGGTGAACAACGAAACGGGAACCATTTTCGACGAGTGGAATCGGGTTCCGGGAGCCTATCTGGTTGATGCGACACAAGCAGTTGGAAAGATTCCCTTTGAGGTGGGTGAACTCGAGTATGTTACGGGCTCGGCTCACAAGTTTTATGGCCCCAAGGGAGTCGGATTCCTGTATCAAAAGTTCCCTGGCTCGATCTCCCCATTCATCACCGGTGGTGGTCAAGAACGGGGCGAGCGATCTGGAACACTAAACGTCCCCGCGATTGTGGGAATGGGCACTGCTGCCGAGATAGCGAATGAAGAGATCTTTCGTCGGAGGGAGCAGGTGGAAAACCTGAATGAGGTCTTTTGGAACGTCTTTGATTGGGATTGGGATTCAACCAATCCGTTGAAGAGATACCTTGAGAATGGTGGAAACCGCCGCTCCCCCTACATCCTCTCCCTCTCATTCGCAGGAATCGAGGGGGAAACGCTCCTTATTGAGCTCGATCAAGCAGGGTTCTGCTGCTCGGCCGGAGCGGCGTGTAGCAGCCAAAACACCGAACCTTCACCAGTATTGCGCGCCTTCGGAGTTCCCGATGAATATATCCGTGGAACTATCCGAATCAGCTTTTCTCACCACAACACCGAGGAATCCACCGCCCAGCTCGCCCGCGAGATTAGGCGAATTGTGACGAAGTTGCGCAATCTACGCTGATTCAACGTAGAACTGAGAGGATGCTGAAACCTTTCGCTCGCTAAAAGACGTCTAAGTTTTTTGCTGTCCCCCAAGATAGCGTTTCGTTGTACTGATTTCCCGGTAAACTCAAAAGGTTTTCCAGAACATTGACAACTGGCACGCGTCTCGCTTGACAAAATATCAGTGGAGTGATACACCTAAAGGGCTCACAACACGAAAAGACCAACCATGCAAGGTTCGACGAGCCGGAGCATACCGAAAAGGTCAAACACGGAGTAACTAAAAGATAAATGGCTATTGAAAACGGCATCCCAACCCAACCGAAGCGCGGACGTGCAATTACTGTCCGAACACCCGGTCGGACCAACGGCTTCATGGAACCTAACATGACGTCGCTGGAGGATCCGTCCGCCGAGATCGAAGACGATGACGCTTCTGATGAGGAGCTTGAAGAGCTTGAGGCGGAGGCCGCCGCGGTACCGGACGACTCTGAAGAACTCGAAATGTGGATGCGACAGACCCGTCGCGCCCAACTTCTGACCCCTGAACAGGAAGTTCACCTCGCCGTGCTCGTTATGGCCAAGGAGCTTCTGGAGAAGGGCAAAGAGAAAGAGCTGCTCAAACTTCTTCAACGCAAGGACATCACTCACCCCGTTGGTAAGCCGACTGAGCTGAACCAGTTCATCAAGACCCGCGTTATCAACGAGGGTATTGAGGCGAAGAGGCACCTGATCGAGTCGAATCTTCGACTGGTTGTATCCATCGCCAAGAAGTACAACGCTCGAGGAATTCCTTTGGCTGACCTCATTCAAGAGGGCAACCTTGGTCTCATCCGGGCCGTTGAGAAGTTTGACTGGTCCAAAGGCTTCCGATTCTCGACCTACGCTACCTGGTGGATTCGCCGAGCGATTGCTCGCGCCATCATCAACCAAGGTCGAACCATCCGAATTCCGGTTTACGTCGCTGAGTTGATCAACAAGGTCGTCAAGACCGCTTCACGCTTGCAGCAAGAGCTCCAGCGCGAAGCAACTGAAGAGGAGATCAGCCGCGAGGTTGGACTCTCGGTTGACCGTGTTCGAGAGATGATGCGCGTTGCAGTCGAACCGATTTCTCTCGAAACTCCGGTTGGTGAAAAAGACAACTCGTCCATCGGTGACTTCGTGCAGAGCACGAACATGCCGACCCCGGGTGACGTCACCTGGTCGCTAATCCGACGTGAAGAGATCGACGGAATCCTCGGACGCCTGACCTCCAGAGAGCGAGATGTTGTTCGACTCCGGTTTGGACTTGACGATGGCCGTGCCCGGACGCTTGAGGAAGTCGGAACAGAGCTCAACGTCACCCGAGAGCGAGTCCGTCAAATCGAACTCCGAGCGATGAAGAAACTCCGCCACATCGGTGCCGAGCTCACCTCGCAAGGCTTCACCATCACACCTTCTCCGCACCACAACTAAGGTTGGACCGTTAAGGTTAAAGACCCCGAACCATGTTCGGGGTCTTTTCTTTATGGTCCAAAGATTGTTTGCAGTTGCTACTAGGCTTCTAACAACCGCAGGCGCAGTTTATCAATCATAACTTCCGCATGGCAGTCTCGCCACGAGTCATCTTCGGCCGACCGAATTAGCTCGATGGCCGGTATCGTGGGTCGGCGGATCGGAATCGAAGCTTGAAGTAAAGCGGCTCCTCTATTCACGCGAAGTGCGCACCCACACAGCTTTTGGCCCGTAGATACCGACACGATATCATTTTCAGACTTTCCGAGGAAGCAGTACGGACCGGTCGAGCGCTCGGCAAAACCAGCATCTGCGCCGAGAGCTGCATCGAAGCCTAAGTCTTGAAGCGCGAGGACCAACGGGTACACCATCTTC
It encodes:
- a CDS encoding sigma-70 family RNA polymerase sigma factor, with the translated sequence MAIENGIPTQPKRGRAITVRTPGRTNGFMEPNMTSLEDPSAEIEDDDASDEELEELEAEAAAVPDDSEELEMWMRQTRRAQLLTPEQEVHLAVLVMAKELLEKGKEKELLKLLQRKDITHPVGKPTELNQFIKTRVINEGIEAKRHLIESNLRLVVSIAKKYNARGIPLADLIQEGNLGLIRAVEKFDWSKGFRFSTYATWWIRRAIARAIINQGRTIRIPVYVAELINKVVKTASRLQQELQREATEEEISREVGLSVDRVREMMRVAVEPISLETPVGEKDNSSIGDFVQSTNMPTPGDVTWSLIRREEIDGILGRLTSRERDVVRLRFGLDDGRARTLEEVGTELNVTRERVRQIELRAMKKLRHIGAELTSQGFTITPSPHHN
- a CDS encoding cysteine desulfurase family protein; the encoded protein is MHERYFDNAATTPVDPRVVEAMLPWFHEFPGNASSLHQYGAKAMDAVEKARAQVARLIGAEDPSQITFTSGATEANNWVLHALKDQIEVSVVEHSSIRDTAEKLGIPFFYPPAKVARPVSGVGVPPRQPLLRAQMLVNNETGTIFDEWNRVPGAYLVDATQAVGKIPFEVGELEYVTGSAHKFYGPKGVGFLYQKFPGSISPFITGGGQERGERSGTLNVPAIVGMGTAAEIANEEIFRRREQVENLNEVFWNVFDWDWDSTNPLKRYLENGGNRRSPYILSLSFAGIEGETLLIELDQAGFCCSAGAACSSQNTEPSPVLRAFGVPDEYIRGTIRISFSHHNTEESTAQLAREIRRIVTKLRNLR